In Rahnella sikkimica, the following are encoded in one genomic region:
- a CDS encoding DUF262 domain-containing protein, giving the protein MNPEDILVEIESEMDKVHTQSLDLSFNELMDMYENGELDISPDYQRLFRWSEGARSRFIESLLLEMPVPPIYVVETENGVYQLIDGLQRFSSYLHLRGELTAEHMEIAKGQKLVLSDCDIVKSLNGLTYDDLPLALKIKLKRSFVRVEVVRKGSDNKFKYHMFKRLNTGGEALTQQQVRNCTIRMLDPKFNDFIIELSGDDHYKKCTALLSESQKFGAFDQELVLRYFTFRNNREAFKHDVGDFLTEYMENVSSGVTAFDYTENENNFKKVFEVLSKAHGQKVFGRISADDRLQSNFNNYHFESITIGIQSVIDKIDAADDSIIDKIRESIILLKKDETFKIQTTGGGKNSPGPLRSRIEIASKYFEDALR; this is encoded by the coding sequence ATGAATCCTGAAGATATTCTTGTCGAAATAGAATCAGAAATGGACAAAGTTCATACACAAAGTCTTGATCTCTCTTTTAACGAATTGATGGATATGTATGAAAATGGTGAGCTTGATATAAGTCCTGATTATCAGAGGCTTTTCAGGTGGAGTGAGGGTGCAAGATCAAGGTTTATAGAGTCTTTGTTACTTGAAATGCCAGTCCCTCCAATATATGTAGTTGAAACAGAAAATGGAGTTTACCAACTAATTGATGGCCTTCAACGTTTTTCCTCATATTTACATCTAAGGGGGGAACTTACTGCTGAACATATGGAAATAGCTAAGGGACAAAAACTTGTTCTTTCTGATTGTGATATTGTTAAGAGTCTTAATGGTCTAACCTATGATGATCTTCCTTTGGCATTAAAGATTAAACTTAAAAGATCCTTTGTTCGAGTAGAAGTTGTGAGAAAAGGTAGCGATAATAAATTCAAATACCATATGTTTAAAAGACTTAATACAGGTGGGGAAGCACTAACACAACAGCAAGTAAGAAATTGTACCATTAGAATGTTGGACCCGAAATTCAATGATTTCATCATCGAATTGTCTGGTGATGATCATTATAAAAAATGCACCGCTCTCTTGTCTGAGTCCCAGAAATTTGGAGCTTTCGATCAAGAATTGGTATTGAGATATTTTACTTTTAGAAATAATAGAGAAGCCTTTAAGCATGATGTAGGTGACTTTTTAACTGAGTATATGGAGAATGTTTCGTCTGGTGTCACTGCTTTTGATTATACTGAAAATGAGAATAATTTTAAAAAAGTATTTGAGGTGCTCTCCAAGGCACATGGTCAAAAAGTTTTTGGTCGAATTAGTGCTGACGATAGGTTGCAATCAAATTTCAATAATTATCACTTTGAGTCCATTACTATTGGTATTCAGTCTGTCATCGATAAAATCGATGCAGCGGATGATTCAATTATAGATAAAATCAGAGAGAGCATAATTTTATTGAAAAAAGATGAAACTTTCAAAATCCAAACAACAGGTGGAGGTAAAAATTCTCCTGGGCCACTTAGAAGTAGAATTGAAATTGCTTCCAAATACTTCGAGGATGCTCTGAGATGA
- a CDS encoding MAE_28990/MAE_18760 family HEPN-like nuclease, whose amino-acid sequence MIPEDFLAQVELERSWREEEIRSLNNIMEKSDDINAYMMRRAVVCLLYAHVEGFVKYSFNLYIDGINKLGLKCSQVKPILAAAVHYSDLLKINNPDIKNRIFKKALPDDSHLHRICRYEEFFESISNVMDEKIFIEDGYVNTESNVGKEVLQKLLYQVGLSHTSLNSVIGPLTRLKNKRNDISHGVDKTKIEYDEYRIYYDCSINIMGELIKVLFSAYQKKDFMLVK is encoded by the coding sequence ATGATTCCTGAAGATTTTTTAGCTCAAGTTGAGTTAGAACGAAGTTGGAGAGAGGAGGAGATCCGTTCTCTTAATAATATTATGGAGAAGTCAGATGATATTAATGCTTACATGATGCGTAGAGCAGTGGTGTGCTTATTGTATGCTCACGTTGAGGGGTTTGTTAAATATTCTTTTAATCTCTATATTGATGGAATTAATAAGTTGGGGCTGAAATGTAGCCAAGTAAAACCTATCTTAGCTGCGGCAGTTCATTATTCGGATTTATTAAAAATAAACAACCCTGATATAAAAAACAGGATCTTTAAAAAAGCCTTGCCTGACGACTCTCACTTACACCGCATTTGTCGTTATGAGGAGTTTTTTGAGAGTATTTCGAATGTTATGGATGAGAAAATATTTATTGAGGATGGTTATGTTAATACAGAAAGTAATGTTGGGAAAGAGGTTCTTCAGAAGTTGTTATATCAAGTTGGATTGTCTCACACATCTTTAAACAGTGTCATAGGTCCATTAACAAGATTGAAAAATAAAAGGAATGACATATCACATGGTGTCGATAAAACTAAGATAGAATATGATGAATATAGAATATATTACGATTGTTCAATTAATATTATGGGTGAGTTAATTAAGGTATTATTTTCCGCTTATCAGAAAAAGGATTTTATGCTTGTTAAGTAA